GATCTGAAAAGTTAGGCTGGATTTTCCCATGGATTCAGAACTCCGTTATTTTGGGCCAAATGGTGTCCTGGCAGTGAGGCCAGCGTTCAGCTGTCTTTCTTGAGGTGGTATCCTAATTTGAGCTTGCCTTCCAATCAAGGACAGTGGGCAGGCTTTCAATGCTGCAGCCCAAGCAGAGGGCCAGCAGATTTAGAAGCTTGGCAACCCCAGTGGGAGAGGCAGGCACTGCTGTGGCAAGTCGGGCACCGTGAGGGCACGTGAACAAGGAGAAGCCTTGGTTGGCCTCTACAGTAGTGCAGAAATGAACAAGatcaaggccagcagggttgaaGAGGAAACCCCTTTGCTCAGTCAGAATCAACTGTGGTCTCATGCTCAAGGCCTTCAATGCCCTCCACCCACCAGCAaccacctgcacaccccccccaccccaccccaccaccccgccccccacccactccccaccaacacccccctcacccccgcacccaccacaccccaccaccaacaggtTGCCGCAGGGAGGCACCTCCACTGAGCTGGCAGACTCTGCGCTTGGGGGTTTGGCTGCTTCGCTGGTGTCAAAATGCCAGGAAGGCCACAAAATCGCTCCTATTTGAGGGTCTCAATCATCCTAATTGGCCTCTGTTCTGCAGGAATTAATCATTTCCCTAAACTGCCCTCAAGAAACTTCCCTGGCAGCCAGAATACGTCATGGTGCTGTCCCGTTGTGGCTCCCCCACTATTTTCCCAGCGACACCGCCTCCAACCCTCTTTACCTCTCAACAAATGCTGCCTaacctgttgaatatttccagcattttctgtttctttatttcaaatttccagcaccaGTTATGTTTTGTTTTGCTACATTTGTATGTACTGAGGATGGAGGAGATCGCAGCTCCCTGGTTATTTTATCTtgagccttttaaaaaaaattaatctgTCATGGGATCTGgatgttactggcaaggccagcatttattatccacccctaattgtccttaagcCAAGTAGCttgttgggccatttcagagggcagttaagagtcaaccacattactgtgggtctgaagttacatctaggccaggtaaggacactTTAGTCaagccagatgggattttacagcaatcaacaacAGTTTCATACTTGTATTAAGCAGGCTATTTTTTAAGCAcatgttttattaattgaatttaaaccccaccagctgccatggtgggatttgtacctgagcccccagagtattagcctggatttctggattactagaccagtgacattgCCATTATGCTTACCCCCACCTTTTGAGTATATGCATGGAAAGTGTACCTTTCTGCTGTCTGCCAAGGCAGGTTACAAAAGTGACTGAATATTGTTGTTGGATAATGCTAACAAATAGAAAGCAACCAAAgtaactacaagccagtcagtttaaccatgGTGGTGAGAaatcttttagaaacaataatccaggtcaaatttaacagtcacttggaccaGTGTGGATTAAATAATGAAAATCAATACAGACttgttgatgaggtaacagagagggttgatgagggtaagcGGATGATGTGTataaatggacttccaaaaggcatttgatgaagtgctaTGTAACAGACTTGCCAGTAAAGCTGAAGCTCATAGGGTAACagggacagtggcaacatgggTACAAAGTTGGTTGAGTGATTGGAATTGGAGAGTAGTGATGAACGGTTGTTTTATGGACTGGAAACAGTATACAGCGGGGATCCCCAGAGGCCGGTAGGGCCACTGTTTTTCTTAacttatattaataacttggacttgggtgtacagggcataatttcaaaatttgccgatgATACAAATCTTAGAGGTATTGTGGACTGTGAGGGTGAAAGCAATAGAcgtcaaagggacatagacaggttggtggaatgggcagacatgtggcagatgaacttTAATGCAGAGGTAGCGAGAGCTGATACAATttataggaagaacaaggagaagcAATACAAAATGAAGTATACAATTAtaagtggggggaggtgggggtggagtgggtgcagaaacagagagacctTGTGTTtagattattgaaggtggcagttgAAAAGTGGTCAAAAAGACAATcgggatcctgggttttataaatagaggcataaattacaaaagcaaggaagttatggtgaacttttataaaacactgcttTGGCATCAACTAGTGTATCGTGTGCAATCCTGTGCactgtactttaggaaggatgttgtgcatttggagagggcatagaagagatttacgagaatggtcccAGTGTGAGGGACCTCAGTTACAAGGATGGATTAGAATTGTTCTCCTTCAAGAAGAGAGggtagagaggagatttgataaaggtgttcaaaatcatgagaggtctagacaaagtagatagagagaaactgctcccaGTGCCAGAAGGGACAagagccagaggacacaggtttaaggtgattggcaaaagaaccaaagatggcatgaagaaaagctttttaacatattgagtggttaggatcaggaatgctaTCCCTGAAAGTctgatggaggcagatttaatcagggttttcaaaagggaattgagaaaaagagaaaaaaaacatgcaggagaaagagaaagggaatgggACTATCTGAACTGCTatatctgtgctgtaaccattctatgattccatgataaGAATTAAAAAAGAAAGACTGATAGACTGACTTATATTCATATAAAGAATTTCTCGACCACAGATGGCTAAAAGTACGTTCtcaccaatgaaatacttttgaagtgaagtcactgttgcaatgtaggaatcttagcagccaatttgtgcacagcaagctcccacaaattgcaatgtgataataaccagaaaaTCAATTTTTAGATCTTCGTTGTgcgataagtattggccaggacaccctgGAGAACTAACTTTGAAATGTTGGCACGGGACCTTTGATGTCCACCTGAGATGACAGATGGGGCTTTGTGTACCTTACAATTTTTAATAGGTTTAACAACATTCATGGCCTGGGGTGGGGTTAATCGGCAAGTTTAAAGGCCAAGAGATAGCATCAGATTTAAGGTCACAAATGCTAATGTGCCAGGTGAAGAGAATACTAAAGTAATTAGTTTTACCAGGAGTGACAGAAATATTTTAAGCTGCGTGAGAAAGATAGGATCAGGACAGAAAGACAAGTTCTGCCCAAATAAGCATTTTATATGCTCATTAATGGAATATAAGAAATCATTTTGAGTGAATTAGAGACTCAAGCACAGCTTAGGGAGTCTGACATATTGGTTATTACTGTGCATGTCTGCAAGCTAGTCATGACTGTGAGTTAAATATTCAAATTTATGAAGTCTTTAGAAGGGATAGGGAAGCTGGAAGAGAGGGAAGGGTATATTTATTGATTAAAGATACTATTATAACATAAGTAAGAGAGGTATAGGGAAAGGAAGGCAATCAGTGGAGATTCTATGGTTAGAACTGAGGAAGAAGAGGGCTTAAACTGTAATGGAGCTGCATGTTTGTGTTTGCAGCAATAAAGTGACAGAATGTATTAATCCAGAAATTAAAGAGGTTTAATCAAAAACAGAGTTGTGCCAAAGGGAAACCTTCACAGCCTTCTCTTCTTGAAAGAAAATAGCCCCAGATTCTTCCATCTATCTTTGTTACTAAAATTCCTCataccctggaaccattcttataagtCTTTCCTGCACCCTGTCATGTCTTTATGTCCTTCCTAAATTGGGGTGCACAGGATTGGAcattatgcctctatttataaagcccatggTCCCCTTTCCTTATTAATCActttctcacactgctctgtcaTTTTGTGCATATATAcccctaggtccctctgctcctgtactccctttagaattgttccctttattttatattgcctttcctcattcttcctaccaaactgtATAAATTCATATTCctttgcattaaattccatctgccacatgtccaccTACTCCAACAGTCAAACCCTCTTAGACTCTCTTATTATCGTCCTCAGAGTGCAGAATACTCCCAAGTTtcgtgccatctgcaaatttaaaaaatgtgTCATGCACACCCAAACCTAGGTCAGTAAAGTAGATCAGAAAAAACAGTGATCCtaacactgactcctggggaacccTATTACGTACCTTCCTCTAGTCAGAAAAACAATCAGTCACCATTACTGTTTCCTGACTCTCAGACCAACTTTGTCTCCATGCTGATACTGTCCATTTTGTTCCATGGCTTCATTTTGCTGAAAAAACTattttgtggcactttatcaaaagtcttttggaaatccacatataccacatcaactacactaccctcatcaaccctctctgtacATCAAAAAGCAGTcaaattaattaaacatgatttgcccatAATAAATGCATGCAAGCTTTCCTCAATTAATCCACAATTGTCCAAATgagtgttaattttgtcctggagtATCGTTTCTAAAAGTTTTCTCAACACTAAGGTTAAGCAGAATGGTCTGTGTTTGGTGAGTTTATCATGACATCCTTTTTTCAACAGGGGTACAACATTTGcagttctctagtcctctggtatCACCTctatatctaaggaggattggaagattatcaccaggtgcctccacaatttcctcaCTTCCCTCAGAATCCTCAGAAGCATCCCATCCGATCTTGGTGACTTAACAACTTTAAGTATAACCAACCttcctaacacctcctctttatcaatgttTACCCCATCCAGTGTCCCAACTGCCTTCTCTTTCACAaagactttggcagcatcttcctcCTTGATAAAGCCAGGTGCCAAGtcttcatttagtacctcaaccATGCCCTCTACCTCCATTCTTAAATCCTATTTACAATCTCTAATCAGCCTTGCTGATCCTTTTGCCACCCTTTTTTAACTATTTATATGCttgtagaagacttttggattctcttttaCGTTAGCTGTCAGTCTCTCCTCTTACTTTATTTTTCCTGCTCTTACTTCTTTTCCCACTTCTTCTCTGAATTTTCTATATTCAACCTGTATCCCACTTGTATTTATCAACCTGACAATTGCCATAGGcaccctttttctgctttatcttactttCTATTTTGGCTTTCAGTGAACTCTTGCTTCTTTTTTCCTACCTTACCCCTTTGTGGGAATGTACCTCAACTGTAcctgaactatctcttctttaaagatAGCCCATTGTTCCTTTACAGTTTCACCTGTTGATCTTTGATTCAAATTTCCAATGGAGGCACCCTCTGACAGGTAAGTGAAAAATCACAAGTCAGAGGGGCCAGGCAGGCACCTCCAAATGGCCCACTGGAATCATGGTGGCAGCCCGTCTTGCCCTCTGGCCCTTCTTTGTGGCATAGAGCCTCTAGTTCTAATTATCCCTTGGAGTGCCACTGGGATGCTGCCTCCCTGGAGCTGGATTTGTAATGGTTAGGTTATATTGAATGAATCACATTTAATTTTTTGAGCAAGTAACTAAAGGAATAGATAGGGGacgtctatggatgttatttacatggacttccagaaggcatttaataaagatCCATTTTGTTaactaaaattaaaattaatggaaTTGAAGGTAAATGACTGATCTGACATGAGATTGGTTAAGCAGTAGAAGACAAAGAGTAGAGCTAATGAATACGCACTTCAATTGGAAGGGAATGACTAATGTCCCACAACTAGAGGACCTCAACTATTCACTATATTTTTTAATGACTTAGAAATGACAAGGGTCATATATGAAAATTTGTCAATCATACAGAGATTTGTGATATAGTACACTGTGTAGACAGGGGCATAACATTACAAagagacattgatagattaagttgGCAAGCAAAAATGTGACAGTTGGATTTCAACGCAGGTAAATGTGAGATCATTCATTTTCGGCTCCAATGATTAAATTAAGATCACATTAACTAGGCCTATATTTCCTGGAATATTTCTATATTAAAGGGTGATTTGATAGATGTTGTTAGGATTTTTTGTAAAAATTGACAGTATACAAACTTTCTCTGCTGCTAAGAAGCCCCAGACAAGAACTCAGAGCCAACCTACTTAGGAGTGAAGCTAGGCAACACTTATTCAAAATGAAGTGGTAGAACTGTGGAACtttctcccacaaaaagcaatggttgCTAACACAATGAATCATTTTAACTCTGAGAGTGAATGATTTTTGATAACCAaaaatattaagggatatggtgcCATGCTGGCTGGATagagttaggatacagatcagccgtgatctcattgaatggcagaacagtcttgaagggctgaatggcctactcctgttcctatgttctcatgGAACACCTGTTCCTTTAACATAATGCATATAATTCATATGTCGATGAAGTACACAATGAAAAAAGCCCACAATATACAGCTGCAACACACATTATTTGATGCACAGCAGTGAGAGTGGGTTTTTGCATTCAACTATACCACCcttaaaaaaaggaaagaagGGATGATAAGCTGGAAGGCCTAGCAGTGCAAGGCTGATCACTGGTAGTCGATAGGACAAGGGGGCAGGTATTTACCATTCTAATTATGCTTTACTCTGTGTTTCAGATTCTATGTATAACACGTTTGGAGAAAACTTTCTGCTGAAAATGGAGAATGTCACATTTGAGAATGCTGGAGCCAACAACTCAAACATAACTTTTGAAATGACATGGACCAGCCCTTATAAGACTGTTGAGATTGTCTTTATAGCTGTTGTAACTGGATCCCTCAGTTTGGTGACAGTGGTTGGCAACATATTAGTTATGTTATCCATCAAAGTTAATCGCCAATTGCAGACTGTGAACAATTACTTTTTATTCAGCTTGGCCTGTGCCGATCTGATCATTGGAGTCCTTTCCATGAACTTGTATACAGTCTATATTATTAAAGGCTATTGGCCTCTGGGAGCTGTAGTCTGTGACTTGTGGCTAGCTTTGGACTATGTTGTGAGCAATGCTTCTGTAATGAACCTGTTGATTATCAGTTTTGATCGTTACTTCTGTGTTACGAAGCCACTGACTTATCCAGCTCGAAGGACCACCAAAATGGCTGGGTTGATGATAGCAGCGGCTTGGATACTCTCCTTCATCTTGTGGGCTCCAGCCATCCTCTTTTGGCAGTTCATTGTTGGCGAACGCAAGGTGAAAAAAGGACAATGTTACATTCAATTCTTCTCCAACAAGGCTGTAACATTTGGCACAGCCATTGCAGCGTTCTATCTGCCAGTTGTCATCATGACTGTTTTGTACATCCAAGTCTCCTTTGCCAGCAGGAGTAGAATGAAAAGTCATAGGACTGAAAGTCAGAAAGAGAATACGTCTCGATCTTCCAACTTCCTCAAGAATCACTTCAGCAAGCAGCAGAATAACAATAATTTTCCCAAGCCAACGACAGACTCCTCCAGTGACACTCTGAGGAATGGAAAGGTGGAGGAAAAGCTCTCCACGAAACACGTGTCCATAAGCCAACGAGAGGAGAAGGAGACCTCAAATGAGTCCAGTTCAGCCAGCACTATCCCACCTAATCTTAAAGAGAAAGGCACAAGTGATGTCATACAGCATGCACAAGCACCAAAACTGTCCAAAATGCAGACCTCCAAATGGTCAAGGATCAAGATAGTCACCAAACAGGCTGGCAATGAATGTGTCACAGCCATCGAGATCATGCCTAGAAATGCAACCAACAACACAGTGGCAAACAAGCCCGGCATTGTCGCCAGGAAATTCGCTAACATTGCAAGAAGCCAGGTGCGAAAGCGACGCCAAGTAGCTGCCAGGGAGAAAAAGGTCACACGGACAATCTTTGCAATCCTACTGGCATTTATATTCACGTGGACTCCTTATAATGTCATGGTTCTCATCAGCACCTTCTGTGGTAACTGTGTCCCTGAGACTGTTTGGGTCATTGGGTACTGGCTGTGCTACATCAACAGCACTGTCAATCCGGCTTGTTATGCCCTCTGCAACATTACCTTTAAAAAGACTTTCAAACACTTGTTACTGTGCAAATACAAGAATATTAGTAATGCAAGATAAAGTGAATGCCAGAGTCTGGTGCGCAACTTGTATTTGCTGTGGATTTAAAAATGGAGGCGTTGTAAAGCGGTATTTTCTGAGATACCAGACTTACACTGTGCTTGTATTTTCAATCTAAAATTCTACTCTTTCCCTTCCTTAAGTAAAGCATGTACATACCATATAAGCAAAGACATGGCAGTGTGAAAAAAAATCATAACACATTCTAATATTGTGTAGGTGCTAGTAGTAGACCAAGTCAGAAATGTGCTTTTCCTTGTGTCTAGCTTCAGCTCATCAGCTCCAATTGCGTCAGGACACAGAAGCTTGACATGTTGAGAAGTCTGTAAATTACAAAAACTGAAGTAAAAGTGTAAGATATCTAGACATAGCAGAGTGAATGCTGTGAGCAGCATTTAACGGGTGATATCACAGATTCCAAAAAAGGTTTTTGACATCACCTGTACCCCAAGGTTAAATTACAGCCCTTCCTTCCCCCTCAGCTATTTAAATAATGTAATGTGATCTTGACCAAGTGAACAAGCCCATGTGAAAGCTGATATCGTACTGACAGGGAATGATGAGCAGAATCAATGAGGCTGTCACTGCCaaatgtgacagtcacatgattcACCAAAAGGTATGTTATTGGAATTATATATCCTTTATTTATTTATAATGAAATTGTTTAAAAATGGAGGAGTTGAGGTCAGGGCATATATTATAATGAACTTCTTGTAGTCTTTTCAATAATGCTATAGCTGGTGTAACTTTTATCCTTTAatattatttacaatataaatatttaaaacattCACCCATGCTGGAGTGTGCtttatggatgtgtgatgggacaCTTTCACCATTTCATTTTCTTCATTGCAATCTGGTATTAATATCTAGAAGATATCAAGTATTTGGGAAATAGGTTGACTCCTGTCACAAGATGTTGTCTCATCAGGAGCAACCAAGCAGCAAAACATGGCAATAACAGAAGAAACTGTGCAGAATGGCTTGGTTCAGGTAGCAGGCTTTATAATGCTGGACTTCAGAGAGCTGACTCCCTCAAGGTGTGTGACACAGGAAGTGACAGGTGGCTGGAAATAAATAGATTTGAGGCAAGGTTGGAGAGGAGGAGGTTATCAAGATTGGAAAGGATTTAAACACAAGCTAAAAAGTTTATATTTAAGGGATTGGGTTCCAAGGAGCCAATGTATGTCAACGAGATTGAAAATAATGGACTGATCCAACTGAGATAGCATATGGGCAGCCTAGTT
This sequence is a window from Carcharodon carcharias isolate sCarCar2 chromosome 10, sCarCar2.pri, whole genome shotgun sequence. Protein-coding genes within it:
- the chrm4a gene encoding muscarinic acetylcholine receptor M4, whose translation is MYNTFGENFLLKMENVTFENAGANNSNITFEMTWTSPYKTVEIVFIAVVTGSLSLVTVVGNILVMLSIKVNRQLQTVNNYFLFSLACADLIIGVLSMNLYTVYIIKGYWPLGAVVCDLWLALDYVVSNASVMNLLIISFDRYFCVTKPLTYPARRTTKMAGLMIAAAWILSFILWAPAILFWQFIVGERKVKKGQCYIQFFSNKAVTFGTAIAAFYLPVVIMTVLYIQVSFASRSRMKSHRTESQKENTSRSSNFLKNHFSKQQNNNNFPKPTTDSSSDTLRNGKVEEKLSTKHVSISQREEKETSNESSSASTIPPNLKEKGTSDVIQHAQAPKLSKMQTSKWSRIKIVTKQAGNECVTAIEIMPRNATNNTVANKPGIVARKFANIARSQVRKRRQVAAREKKVTRTIFAILLAFIFTWTPYNVMVLISTFCGNCVPETVWVIGYWLCYINSTVNPACYALCNITFKKTFKHLLLCKYKNISNAR